The region GAGCAGACGACGGCGAGCTCGACCATGTGCGGGCCGTGGTGGTCGTCCTCGTCCATGGGAGGATGGTGGCTGCAGCACCGAATCGAAGAAATAAGCGAGTGGGGCGGGGAGAGACGGaagaaggggagaggagagggcatGAATCGAGGAAAGAGGAGAGCTCACCTCGCCGGAGTTGGAggcggccgaaaccctagccacggggAGGGGTCGCGCGCGAGTGCTCGCAGCCGTGAGGAGCGGATCTGGCCGGAGTGCAGCGGTGGCGGCGAGCTCGGCGGCTGGAGAGGAACGGGGAGGAAAGGAGGGTAGCGCGGCGGCGGCCGCAGGGCCTGCTAggtagcggcggctagggttgggatgGGAAGGAGAGGGAGCTACGCGAGGAAAAGGATCGGGATGCTGCACGAGTGCGGGAGGAGCTGTCCACGGGAGGTGTTGGTTTTTATACGCCTGTACGCAGAATGACCAAAATACCCCGGTGGGGGCACGGTATTTACATTTTGCTGCCattactattcattccagcagtgttCATCTCGGATCCGACGGCCCGGGTTCATCCAAATCTTGATCCGAAGCCCAGAAATGCATCAAGCAAATCGATCCGACGGCCGAGAGTCGCTGATCTCTGAGGAGGCTTGTACATCCATCCTTCTCTTATTTCTGGATAATAGGATTGTTGCTTCCACCTAGAAAACGAAGCTATAGCTTCCCCTAAAATAGATAGTGTGGTTGGTTCTCCGGTGAGGTGCGGCCTCCCCATCTTGCGCGCTcgggaagaaaaaaagaagaagaaaaaagtgaCTAACGCAACAAAAAAATTCAGGTACCCAATAAATAGCAAAAACCGATATAATACACATGGAGTTGTGTAGTGGCAAAGCAACTTGACCGTGTGCGTGCGCAACAACCTCCTGGTTTTGTTTGGCCTGGTGCGATCGGGCGGTCGCTGTCTTGGACCATGAGTCCACGGTCCACCATGGCCGCTGTTCATGGAGACCAAAGGCGGCAAGCGGTCAAAGATTGCGATGGACGGCTGTTTTGCGATGCACATGGTACTAGCATGGAAACACACCGTCCAAGTCTTTTACAAAGCCGTTGGTAAAGCGCGTGGGTCGGTGCTCAATCCATGGCCATGGGGGGCAGGGCAAAAGCGCGGTCTCAACAGAAAGCTCACGGATCATCATGATCCAAAACGCGACGCGAACGTCTTCCATCATGGCGTCGTCCCGTATCGGATCCGTAGGGGACACTGCACTACTGGAACGGGATAAGGCGAGGCGTGCACGGCTGGTCTGGTGAGGTGAGTCGCCGCTGTCTCACTGCCCGGCGCGCCGCTGTTGGCTTCCTCCTCGCAAGTACCCAACCAAAACCTTTCCGTTTTGCTTTCCTCCGGTCTAGGAAGGCTGCTGCCGAGCGCGTGTGGGCGGGCAGGAAGGCGCCGCTCGCGCGTGTTGGCTCGATCGACCCACCTACACACAGATGAGATAAGTTTCCTAGAACTGCTACAGGACAAATGTGTCGTCCGATACTCATCCCACGGTAAGCCATCGCCCTTGGATCAAACATTGGACTGCAAATCTGACCATGCTGTGAGAATGCCGGTTCCAGAATTCCAGCAGACAGCGCAAACAGGATGAGATAGACATGCAGGTTCCACATCAATCTTGAACTAACGTCACAACATTTCTTCCCTTCAGGGACTACACGCTTATTATACGTATGTTTCACCCATACGATTCACATTACACGACCACATCCTATTCTTTCTTTCATTCATGCGCGCTAGTAATAACAGTAGTAGTACGGTTTACTTCACATAAACACAGCATACAGGACACTGTTTCTTCACAAATACGTAGTATAAGGCCATTGAGCCTGCTAGACACTCAGGTGACAGGTGGTAGAGAAGCAGCGGCAGATAGCTGGTTTAACGATGAGATCAGGTGTAGGAAGCACGAGCCTGTTAATCTCAAGGGAGGGTCTTCGTAGATATGAGCTCGAACGACAGCCCATTCTCCTCGAGGCGCTTCTGGAGATCTGTGGGGCCGAAGACGGCGCCCGGCGTGTAGACCCCGCCCTTCGGCAGATTGGCCCGCTGGCTCAGCAGGACGAGGGCACACTGGACGAGGACGATCGGGGTGGTGATGTACCCGATCTCAGGCCCCGAAACTCTGGTCACGATCTCCTTGTCTGGCTTGCTTCCACGCTCTGATGCGCGGGCCGAGTCGCTGTACCCGCGGCCGATGAACCACATTTTGAACAAGGCGCTGCAGACCTCCTCTTCTGTTGGCCCGGTCTTCCTGAACAGCCCGATGGAGAAGAACTCAGGGAATTTCAGCAAGAGGGACCTGCCGAAGGAGAAACCCCCCAGGATGCCGATGAAAAGTCCAGTGCACAGCCACAAGAAAAGGCCCAGGATCGAACGGCTGCTGATCTTCACACCGAAATGTGCAGGTTTGATAGAGGACCAGAATTCCTTCCTATGCTCCGCAAATTCTGGGGTTTCGTCCGCACCAGGAAGGCCCTCGGGATGCTCTGTCACTTTTGCTAGGGTTCTCTTCACAACCACTGTGTCGGCAGAAGGTAGCTTCATCACCCACAGTCCTAGTGCCTTGTCATGCTCAATCAGTGATCCTTTGGGAGGCGGAGGCCCCGGAATCTGCACAAAGGGAGAAGAAACCTTAGCATCAAATGTGATCATTATACAATAAAAGAATGATTCCATCATAATTTCACCAACTCATCATCGCAGGCATTGGATTcagggattcaaaggctataacaaATGTGGTGGACATATTCGCTAGGATCTTTATTCCACGACTTActagttactactccctccattcctaaatatttgtctttctagagatttcaacaagtgactacatacgaagcaaaatgagtgaatctacactctaaaatatgtctatgtacatccgtatgtggtagtccatttgaaatctctaaaaagacaaatatttaggaaccgagggagtataaaacatttaACAATATTGAAGATTATATCACAAGAAAGGTCAGGGCAGCTTCTGATGATGGGGGTGGGGGAGAACCTTGCCGCTAACACAAGGAAGAGGAAAGCGAACAATGGGATTTCATAGACACTTGTGATATATTTTACCCATACGATTCACATTACACAAGCACATCCTATTCTTTCTTTCAGGCGCGGTAGTAATACTGTCTTGTCTTATTTCACATACGACACTCAGGTGATAGCTGGTTTAATGATGAAAGAAAGCAGACTGATTGTCCAAGAACACCACAGATCAGGTTCAGGAAGCACAAGCCTTTTTGTTAATCTGAAGGGAGGGTCCTTGTGGAGATGAGGTCAAACGACACTCCGTTCTCCTCGAGACGCTTCTGGAGATCTGTGGGGCCGAACATGACGCCCGGCGTGTACACCCCGCCTTTCGGCAGATTGGCTCGCTGCCTCAGCAGGACGAGGGCGCACTGGACGACGACGATCGGAGTGGTGATGTACCCGATCTCTGGCCCTGAAACTCTGGTGACCACCTCCATGTCTGGCTTGGTTCCACGCTCTGATGCACGGGCCAAATCGTTGTACCCATGGCCGACGAACCACAGTTTGAACGAGGCGTTGTTCACCTCGTCTTCTGTTGGTCCAGTCTTTCTACACAACCCAAGGGAGAAGAACTCGGGGAATTTTAGCAAGAGAGACCTACCCAGGGAGAAACCCCCAAGGATGCCGATGAAAAGTCCAGTACACAGCCACCGCACAAGGCCCAGGATGGAACGGGTGCCGATCTTCACACCAAAATGTGCAGGTTTGATAGAGGACCAGAATTCCTTCCTGCAGTCCACAAATTCTGAGGTTTCATCCACACCAGGAAGGCCCTCAGGATGCTCTGTCACTTTTGCTAGGGTTCTCTTCACAACCACTGTGTCAGCAGAAGGTAACTTCACCACCCACAATCCTAATGCCTTGTCATGCTCGATCAGTGATCCTTTGGGAGGTGCAGGCCCCGGAATCTACCCAGAAGGAGAAACCTTGGCATCAAATGATCATTCTCCAATAAAAATTTGATTCCATCATAGTTTCGCCAATTCATCACACATTGGATTCACAGATTCAAAAGCTATAACAAATGTGGTAGACATTTTCGCTAGGATCTTTACACTATGACTTGCTACAAAACATTTAAGAATATTGAATATTCTATATGACATGTCCAATCTATCACAACAAAGATGGGGGCAGCTAGAAATAATGGGCCTAAGTTGAATTCAGATTGTGGCATTGCCGAAGCCAACCCATTTTGCTTTGTCTTTATAAAACATTCAGCCACACAAAAATTTGTGTGGGCATCGGTATTTAGATCAACCACACAAAATTTACATCCAATCCAAACGGGCCCCAAATGAAAGAATGAATCCATTATTAAGGGCAAGCAAGGCAAATGTGGAGTGAATTACTACCAACAAAATGGCAAAGGGGTAATATTAGCCATTAGAAATACCCATTCTTCATGAAGTAGCAGTGTAGCACATACATTTACACAACAAAAGGCATGGCAGACACCATTCATATGTGAGAAGACCAATGTTAATCTGAGCTTAAGAATTATTCAGTAGCTAGTAGTTGGtccatgatactccctctgttcctaaatatgtcTTTGGAGAAATTACACTATGGACCACattcggagcaaaatgagtgaatccacattctaaaatgcatctatatacatccgtatgtagttcatagtgaactctctagaaagacttatatttaggaacggagggagtatatgtcagCTTGATTTTATAGTCCTTATTGGAGCAGCCAGTTAGCACAACATACACGGCCGAACAAAAGAACTACATATAAAATTTTGACGCCTTCAAACAAAGGTGATGATCAGGCGTAAGCAATCTATTATTTCTAAGACAATAAAGAAACAGAACTATACCAGGTTGTACACAAGTACGCAAACACCATATATAACCCAGACATCAGCAGTAAGGCGACGGTCAGGAGTAGGCAATAGTTTTCTTGCAAGAAAATAAAAAGGCAAAACTAACAATACCAGGTTGTCCACGACCACAAGTGCCCCTAGACCATACATAGCACAGGCATTAGCAGTAGTGTATATTCATTCTTAATGATAGAAGACAAGCAACTAGATTTGTGTCCTCCCTATCGTCTGTAAGTCTCTATCTAGCTATAACCGTCCGCCTTcttagttactccctccgtccggaaatacttgtcatcaaaatgaataaaaggggatgtatctagatgtattttagttctagatacatccctttttgtccattttgatgacaagtattttcgacggagggagtatataataagAAACTATGCCACACATATTCCGTCGTATCTCGACctgcatcaataacttttagattgtATTTTCTAGTGCTAGTAGTACACTATACCAGCACACATAGTACATacttcctccatcccaaaataagtgtcgcggaCTTGGTacaacttattttgggacggagggagtacatctttgTAGGTGGTCCAAAATTGGCACTTAGAAAGAAAATCCAAATGTTCTGAGACAGATAACTGGATTTTATAATAAAGAAAGTGCCAGTTTTATGATAACTAACAGAGCAATGCTATTTACAGATTCTACAAAAAACATTACGTTCTGGTTCAATCTGCCGATGGCTAGCTATAACCATGGGGTACTTGCAATTCAAAAAGAACTAGTACGTACAGTTTTCGTAAAAGTCTTATGTAGAAATAGGATTTTCGTAGGTGCAAAGGCAAGGATCAGGGATCTGGCCTAACAAAGCTGTCAATTAGCAGTGTTATGGTATGTGCGCTTATCATGAAAGTCAAGGATAAGGAAAGACATAAATCCTCCTTCTAACTGAATGTATTAGTTTCTATgggtttgctaaagcacatctagatgtgccatctaAGTTTTGCACATCTAAGTTATATGTCATTGATTGTACGCAGAGATTCGTGCGggtattttctcttttctttttccttctctttttatgTTGATAGTCACTTAGATGTGCACTAACTAGACTACTAGAGCACGTCTAGATTTGTCCTAGTTTCATCCCTATGACGGCGTACTGTTAATCCCCTCAGCCTCAGCCTCATGAATCACTACCGTCCAAGCAGATTGCTGTGATGAAATAAGTAAATCAATTCCGAAACTACAATGCGAGAATTTTAGTAACTCACCCTGGGCTTCGCCGGCCTTGGCCTGGATCGGCGCAGCGCCTGCAGCTCGCTGGCGTTGGCCACGCCGAGAACGGCCGACTGAAACGTGCCGAAGTTCCCGACGATCTTCCTGTCTGACTCCAGGTTGACGTAGGCGACCACGCTCACCGGCGCGGAGGGCGGCGTCCACTGCCTGGAGTTGAACAGGAACCCGAGCTCCGCGGGGATGGAGTCAAACCCGCAGGCGGAGACAATCAGCGACCCGTTCTTGGCGGCGACCTCGTGGAGGTCGGCCTCGACGCGCTCCATGAACTCGGGCTCGCCGGAGATGTCGAGGCAGTCGGCCCCCGCCTCGGCGCAGGCCGCGGCCACCTGGCGGCCGTGGAGGCGGAAGGGCCCTGCGCAGGAGAGCAGGACGCGCGCCCGCGCGGCGACCGCGGCG is a window of Triticum dicoccoides isolate Atlit2015 ecotype Zavitan chromosome 2B, WEW_v2.0, whole genome shotgun sequence DNA encoding:
- the LOC119363119 gene encoding probable mitochondrial saccharopine dehydrogenase-like oxidoreductase At5g39410 isoform X2; amino-acid sequence: MAAPVPGPEVFDVVIFGASGFTGKYVIREALKFLPPNASPLRSLALAGRSRDRVAAALRWAAAPGPAPDVPILVADASDPASLAAVAARARVLLSCAGPFRLHGRQVAAACAEAGADCLDISGEPEFMERVEADLHEVAAKNGSLIVSACGFDSIPAELGFLFNSRQWTPPSAPVSVVAYVNLESDRKIVGNFGTFQSAVLGVANASELQALRRSRPRPAKPRIPGPPPPKGSLIEHDKALGLWVMKLPSADTVVVKRTLAKVTEHPEGLPGADETPEFAEHRKEFWSSIKPAHFGVKISSRSILGLFLWLCTGLFIGILGGFSFGRSLLLKFPEFFSIGLFRKTGPTEEEVCSALFKMWFIGRGYSDSARASERGSKPDKEIVTRVSGPEIGYITTPIVLVQCALVLLSQRANLPKGGVYTPGAVFGPTDLQKRLEENGLSFELISTKTLP
- the LOC119363119 gene encoding probable mitochondrial saccharopine dehydrogenase-like oxidoreductase At5g39410 isoform X1; this translates as MAAPVPGPEVFDVVIFGASGFTGKYVIREALKFLPPNASPLRSLALAGRSRDRVAAALRWAAAPGPAPDVPILVADASDPASLAAVAARARVLLSCAGPFRLHGRQVAAACAEAGADCLDISGEPEFMERVEADLHEVAAKNGSLIVSACGFDSIPAELGFLFNSRQWTPPSAPVSVVAYVNLESDRKIVGNFGTFQSAVLGVANASELQALRRSRPRPAKPRIPGPAPPKGSLIEHDKALGLWVVKLPSADTVVVKRTLAKVTEHPEGLPGVDETSEFVDCRKEFWSSIKPAHFGVKIGTRSILGLVRWLCTGLFIGILGGFSLGRSLLLKFPEFFSLGLCRKTGPTEDEVNNASFKLWFVGHGYNDLARASERGTKPDMEVVTRVSGPEIGYITTPIVVVQCALVLLRQRANLPKGGVYTPGVMFGPTDLQKRLEENGVSFDLISTRTLPSD